The nucleotide sequence CTGATAACTTGTTGTTACCTGGAAGGGGTCATGACATGAGTGATGGTTGGGAGACAAAGAGATCCAGGGAACCAGGCCACACTGATTGGGTCGTGATAAGATTGGGAGCCCCTGCtcatttgcaaaaaattgtcATCGACACTGCTCACTTCAGAGGTAACTTTCCACAAAAGGTTAATGTAAAGGGAACTTCGGTTAAGAATGAGAATGATATTGATAGTGCTGAATGGGTCACAATCATACCAGATTCAAAGACAAGTGCTGACAAGGAGCACGAGTTTTCTGTCAAAGACACTAAGGCGTTTTCACACATTAAAGTGACAATCATTCCCGATGGTGGAGTAAAGAGAATTAGAGCATTTGGGGTTAAAGCCTAAACGTGATTAGTCCCGTTTTATAGTATATACACGTATCTCAAGAGTATTTGCATCGAAATAGCAATTGGCTGAAATTGTCCCTGCACTCTTTTCCAGTATTGCAATTTTCCATCTGTTAGGGAACCACTTGTCTAGCTCTCTTTCCCAAGATTCAATAGTTTCTATATTTCTCACTGTAGCCGCGATTACTGTGAATTGCAATCCTTTTAGCTGGAAGAAGTCATTTATTGAACGGCAAAGCGGTTCAAGTATACTCAGGTCGTAAGTTACATCAGCTGCAATAACAACATCTACATTGTCCTCAACAGTCAACGGTTCACCCCAcataaattgttgaaattgaagcaCATTTGAATCCTGTAAATTATTTCTCTTCAACGTTTCATGTATATTATCAAATACTGTGGCTGAACCATCagtcatcaaaattttctttaaagGCGAATTCGTATGATATCTTTTGGCTAATGATAATCCCAATAGTCCCGTGCCACATCCTAATTCAGCCACTGTtttatctttcaaatcaaaggGCAAGAGTTTTGAGCAAGCTTCCATGTCATTGAGAATATTCGATAGGAACAAAGCTGCCTCCCATGTGCGTAATCCGGTTGTGTTGTTCCCAGATATCAACCTTGGCATTTCCTTCATTACTACCACGTCGTTGGCGCCAAAAGAATCGGTATTGAATCCACCAATATGGTATTTGATTATATCGGGTACGTCTGGTGGCAATTCTTTTGCATTGAGAATCTTTTCATCGACGTATAGCTCGTAAATTTCGTCAGACGTTTCCTCATTCAACACCTCAATTCTACCTATGTAATGTGATAGTAGGTTCTTGAAATAAAATGGGTTATTGTCAACCTGTGGTTTgataaattcaacaaatcctAATTGTGAGGTATAATTGGTTAGTTCATCCGGTATATGAACGTTTTTGACAGGTACTCGTTGCTCGATTGATGCTTGTAGCTTTTCCATAGGAGaagattttgcaactgTAAGCAGATGAGCATTAAAATCTCTATCCTGTATATAACTCTTGTCCAATTATATGGaacaaaagtttaaaacccgaacagaaaaaaaatttgttcatAGAAAGAACACgataaaatttcaacaacgaaAAGTGATATATTGCTTTAGGTCGTATACACATATTCGGATACACATACAATGCCATCACTTCCAAAATACCCATTTCCAGTCTTGAAGACTTACTGGCCATATGCTGTCGGAGGTATGTAAATATTTTTGAGGAGAGTTGTAATCAAGGGCCTTTGAATTAATGAATTTAGAGGGTGGTGAATTTGGAGAAGATCAATGATATCGTCAATTGAGGGGGTATTTGGTCATTTCGGGTGTTTAAGCTCGTTACCGAGCATAAACGTTCATTGGAAAATTGCATTTTTATGTATTGGCATGATCATCAAACTTCAATGCAAACGCTTTCATAAATGGGTGATGTCAAGACTCTTGCGGAACTGAGAACCGAAATTTACTAACTATCGATATCTAGCTGGTGTCACATACTACTTGATCTACAAAGCTTCGATTGCTTCAGCTAACTCAGACGAATTCATTAACGATCCAAGAAACCCAAGATTTAAGAACGGTGGTAAATTCATTGACTTGaacaagaaagaagaagctcATTAAGTTTGAAGAAGTCGGGTTATCAATCTACCAATACAGGTTGCGTTATGCTTCAGTAAATTGACACTCACTGAAAAATCTTTTATAAAGGGTAAATACAGGTAATAAACAGTTAAAAAGTTACGAAGTTTGTGTATTATTGATGCCCAGGGTGTACAATGACCTTTACAATATGGCATTTTTATAGATATTGAGCTCTATGGTTGGTATCTGCTTATGCAGCCAATTAAATATAAGGATTACGTAAGTGCGTCAGTAATCTAATGTCCTGCGCTACCTGGTGATTTCCAAGAGGGTCATCTTCTCACTCTGATTTAAGTTTCATATTATTAATCACttccttgttgttgaaaatttgcaacacatTCCTTTACTTCAAGAGAATCGAACATTGATTACACTATCTCAACTGTTGGAAATatattatcaaaagaatgTTATCGAGAAAGTTCTTACTTAGAAACATAAATGGAAACTTGACTAGACGTCTACTCCACATCAAGACAGCGTCAACTCCAAACGAAAATGCCTTGAAATTCATCTCACCAGACAAGCCAATATTACCTATTGAAAGTacaacttttgaatttacATCAACATTGCAGGCTATACATTCACCATTGGCATTgcaacttttcaaacttccgggaatcaaatcaatattaTTGGGACCTGACTTTTTGACTGTGAACAAGTTGGACAATTACGATTGGCATGATTTATCACAAGAGATTACCGATACTATGAAAGAATTTTTGGATCACAAAGATGCAAAACCAGTAATCACTAATGAACTCGTGGAGAAGATTCAACAAGACAAACAAgcattggaagaagaagacgagTCGGAGATTGTACTGATGATTAAAGAGCTTATAGAAACAAGGATACGTCCTGCAATCCAAGATGATGGTGGAGATATTGAGTATAAGGGTTTCGATGAGGAAACGGGTACAGTTTTCTTGAAACTACAGGGAGCATGTAAATCTTGTAGTGCCAGTGAAGATACACTAAAAAGTGGAATTGAAGGTATGTTAAAACATTACATAGAGGAGGTTCAAGAAGTTCAGCAGATATTGGACCCTGAAGAAGAGATTGCTATGAAAGAGTTCGAAAGGTTAGAGTCGCAATTAAAGGGAGCCAAGGGAAATGTAGTGGACGAGGGCCCACCATCGTTATAAGAGATAGACTTTGTATTTATTCATTAGACTTATTTATTCCAGCCGACTACTTTTCTCTATCTCATAAAGAATCTTTTGTCGCATGTTGTTTTCAGTATtaattttgatcaattgatcattCGACTCTCTCATTAGACCATCATCAATGCATTTACTACCTATAGTGATTCTTACTTCTTCAAATAACTGGTTCATCCATTTGTTCATAAAATTGATCCAGTCCCTCGACACCTGGTTAAATCCCAAAATCCAGCCTAAACTGAACAAAGCTATGCATGCATTCCCGCTGAAATCGAAAAATTGGTAAGCAAAAGCGGCAATGACTGAAATGGGCAATTGATAATAAATAAATGCCTTAGATAGTATTGAATACACTTGAAGCTGTACTTCCAGATTAAGTCTTTTATTGATaacttcatctttcaaGTCAAAAAGCGGATTTTTCACCACCTCGTCGTTTAAAAGAATCTTTCCACGAAGAAAATTGTAGTTTTCGATTCCTTTATTCATGAAATgcttgttgaagaaatccTTTAAATcatattcaacattgtCGTTTTTATAATACAATTTCCACCAAGACAACTTTTTCTGAACAAAGTTTGTGGTCTCTGGAATGAATTCGTATTGTAGTTCTGCATTCACCATTTGgccaaattgatcaatgtcTGATTTGACAACATCTGAACCTTCGTTGATGGCTGTATTTGCTATTTTAATTTTACTCAGTACGGAGTCAATCACCTTCGACAAATACCAACTAGTCAAGCTTTCTGTCCTCAgaaaataatcaacaaacttgaATAGCTCATACACATTACTTTTCGTCATGCTATCTATGTATTCATCAGCTGCATGAACATCTCTCTCTATGAATTGGGCGATACCACTGTATGCAAGATTgctattgattttgatcaagTGCGTTTGTAttccatcttcaattgaaagtgGTGACAGCTCACTACTCAGAGGTGAATATTCAGTATTATCGATTACTTGTAGTAGGAGTCTATCTTTTATGGAAGCGGGTAATTCTGTAGTAACATACTTAAATTGCTGAGTTACGTAAATAACGTATGTACAGTCGCTGGCGCTGCTTTCCAATTGAATAGCATTTTCGAATTCCTCTATGATTAGGTCATTAGGGACTTCTGGAGTTTCTTGGTGGAATGTGTTTCGATAAAGTCCACTTAGCACAGGCGATGGTATTTGATATTCCACatcgtcttcatcaatgagATCCTTTGTATACTCCCCAAAGAAAAACCTTGCCAAGCCATGTCTTCTTCTTATTCTCTCAAACCACACTCGATTGTTAGAAGCCAATGGATCAGCTAGTAATACTTCCATAATTTTGGAGCTTCGACGTACTTCTGGTGATTCGTATAAGATAGCAACATTAAATGCATGTGGTTCATGCCTGTTGACTATCAAATGTTTTAGTGCTGCTATgtctttgttcaattgcttGTCTTGGGGAAAGCTACTCTGGTAGTTACTCAAGCTGTATACTAAAGTGTTTGACTCCGAAGTCGCTTTGTTGTGATTGGGTAACGCTTGGGAATAAAACCTTATGCAATTGCATGAGAGTACACAAGGTAGAAGAGCACTGGAGTAGCAGGGAGCTATTCTTTGCAGAAATCTTAATGATAAAAGCATACAATTATTCCACCACTTATAATGTCCTTTCCAGCAATCAAGCAATTGGGTAAAACCATTCGttagtgaaaaaaaaaaaaattaagCACACAGTTGGTAGCATGTATCTGATCAGCCACCAACCGTGGCTCACTTCTTTTGGTTTCCTGTGTTGTTTCTGATTTTGAGATTCAAAGAGTTCTCGTATTGATCAAAGAGGTACAGTCTTTGACGGATTGGGTCAGGCCGCACCtaaagtttttgttttgataacATAGTTCAAATTGGGCGAACAAACGTGCCCCGGAAATCAGAAGCACCTACCGCGAAACTTGATCGGAATTGTGGAATTGATCACCTCACTTTTCTAGATCTTCTCTTCTTTAAGCACTCATATCCATCAACATACATCAAAAGCATTTCAAGTGGCCTCGTAAGACTCAATAAGGGCTTTTGTTATACCCATAACACCACATTACAATTCATTCTTCACAAAATGCACCCAgcaatcaaatcaacaatacaatcaTTCAAGAAGTACTTGACATTCATTGGTCCAGGCTTGGTAGTCTCGGTTTCGTATTTGGATCCAGGCAACTATTCAACCTCAACATCTGGGGGGTCAATGTACCAGTACAAACTatgtttcatcattttcatgTCAAATATATTTGCAGTAATTTTACAAACGCTATGTGTAAAGTTGGGAACCATAACTGGTCTTGATTTGGCTGAGATGTGTCGATTGAATTTGACTCCCAAGTGGAATTTGTTCATGTACTTGTGTGCTGAAATTGCCATCATTGCTACCGATTTGGCCGAGGTAGTTGGAACAGCAATATCCTTAGAAATTTTATTTGGTATACCCTTGCTATATGGTGTGCTCATTACCGTCCTTGATGTTTTGATTATCTTAATGGCGTACCACAAAGATGGATCCTTGAAACAGACCAAGGTATTCGAGATCTTGGTGTCCATTTTGGTTATGGCCACTTGTGtttgtttcattttggAGTTGTTCAAATGTCCTTTTGAACCTGGAGCAGGATGGGAAATCTTCAAAGGGTTTCTTCCTGTAAACAAAGagattttcaaagaaaagaatgCGTTGTTTTTGAGCTGTGGAATTGTGGGAAGCACTGTCATGCCTCACTCATTATTCTTAGGTTCTGCTTTGGTTCAACCAAGGttaaaagattttgatgagaAACACGGCATGAAAGAGGATGTTCTTATTGATTCAGATGATGTACAACCAAGGGTGGTCCCTTTAAATGCAACCCGGAATGACACACCCTCTAATCCAGCAGGTACTCCAATGTCAAGATTGAGAAGCTTGTCCAATGGATCGATGCTTGTAAGGAAATATAAGCCCTCATATGAAGCAGTAAAGTATTGTCTAAACTATTCATATGTTGAATTAGTTTTGTCGTTGTTCATTGTTGCAGTCTTTGTCAACTCTGCTATTTTAATTGTGGCTGGAGCAACACTTTATGGTAAGCCTGATGCTGCTGATGCGGACTTATTATCCATATATGAAATGTTATCGCGCTATATATCACCAGCTGCAGGGTTATTGTTTGCATTGAGTATGTTGTTTTCTGGTCAAAGTGCTGGGATCGTTTGCACTATGGCAGGCCAGATAGTTTCAGAAGGTTTTATCAATTGGACGATTGCCCCCTGGAAGAGAAGAATCATGACAAGAGTGATTGCAATTGTGCCTGTCATTATTGTCATCGGAATTCTTGGTCGTGAAGGTGTCAATAAGGTCATGAATTCCTCACAAGTTGTGCTTAGTTTCATCTTACCGATTGTTAGTGCACCCTTGATTTACTTCACATGTAAAAAGAAGTATATGGTGGTGTACAAGACCAGCAATGTATCAGATGAAACAAGTCCATTGCTTTTATCAGGTGATGATAACGCAGGTACTTCCAAGCCAATCACGTACGAGAATG is from Candida orthopsilosis Co 90-125, chromosome 1 draft sequence and encodes:
- a CDS encoding Smf3 vacuolar iron transporter; this encodes MHPAIKSTIQSFKKYLTFIGPGLVVSVSYLDPGNYSTSTSGGSMYQYKLCFIIFMSNIFAVILQTLCVKLGTITGLDLAEMCRLNLTPKWNLFMYLCAEIAIIATDLAEVVGTAISLEILFGIPLLYGVLITVLDVLIILMAYHKDGSLKQTKVFEILVSILVMATCVCFILELFKCPFEPGAGWEIFKGFLPVNKEIFKEKNALFLSCGIVGSTVMPHSLFLGSALVQPRLKDFDEKHGMKEDVLIDSDDVQPRVVPLNATRNDTPSNPAGTPMSRLRSLSNGSMLVRKYKPSYEAVKYCLNYSYVELVLSLFIVAVFVNSAILIVAGATLYGKPDAADADLLSIYEMLSRYISPAAGLLFALSMLFSGQSAGIVCTMAGQIVSEGFINWTIAPWKRRIMTRVIAIVPVIIVIGILGREGVNKVMNSSQVVLSFILPIVSAPLIYFTCKKKYMVVYKTSNVSDETSPLLLSGDDNAGTSKPITYENGRFLQISSILTWVIITALNIYLIIAFANGADI
- a CDS encoding Atp18 F1F0 ATP synthase complex subunit, with the protein product MPSLPKYPFPVLKTYWPYAVGAGVTYYLIYKASIASANSDEFINDPRNPRFKNGGKFIDLNKKEEAH